The Culicoidibacter larvae genomic sequence AAAATGATTATTTTTGCGGTCCCGCAGCAGTAGCTATGGCGTTGTCAGTAAAAAATAAATATGTTGATCAATACGAGTTGGCTAATGATAGATGGTTAGAAACTTCTAAAAGAGGATTAACTCCGGGGCAATATATTTCGTACACCCTAAATAGTTTTTTAGGGCTTGGAAATTGGTATGTTTATAGAACGGTAGATACATGGGATCAAAGCCTATTCATGTCTCGAATCACGATTACACTTGATGCAGGTTATGCACCGATTGTCGCTGTGTACCAAACAGGAAAAACTAATGTTCCAAAACTAGTAGGACATACTTACTATGATTTACGACACTTTGTACCAATTTATGGATACGCTGATAGAAATGGTGTCTACTATAAAGATTCATCATCAGGACTTGGTGGAAGATTTGGTGGTGTTCCACAATCAGCATATATTTCAGCATATGATATGTCGTATTTAATTTGGGGAGGTTCGATTACTTATTAAGCGATTACTATTAGTTTTATTTTTTATACTTTTTCTGACTGGTTGTTCAACAAATAAAACAGCCTTTGACGACTTTGTAATTGTACAGAATAATTTTAAAACAGAATATACAAGCAATTATCAAAGCGACATCTATGATAAGCAAAATATTTTTGA encodes the following:
- a CDS encoding C39 family peptidase, which produces MKKILFLLVCTLILSASIPVVVSAEDSVPTIEQIMKDYEVGSDEAINIQSRLQAEKDFYEFGAEVPLKIVPTPRSGNSIDYETQKLEFESRLYEAYENMDYAALEAIKQELIAASPDKEWANPLSRSTKQIAMNFYRQKNDYFCGPAAVAMALSVKNKYVDQYELANDRWLETSKRGLTPGQYISYTLNSFLGLGNWYVYRTVDTWDQSLFMSRITITLDAGYAPIVAVYQTGKTNVPKLVGHTYYDLRHFVPIYGYADRNGVYYKDSSSGLGGRFGGVPQSAYISAYDMSYLIWGGSITY